A genome region from Methylobacterium sp. FF17 includes the following:
- a CDS encoding FixH family protein, whose amino-acid sequence MTQKPFSRAVSAALLGAALSATALPALADIKDYHFELVQQEAKVGEAVLSVRLLDKRSGKPVPDAVIFAKRIDMAPDSMDEMTSKIEQLPTTEPGIYRFKAKLTMAGGWRLSLGAKVQGENGTVEDKLVFKAVK is encoded by the coding sequence GTGACCCAGAAGCCTTTTTCGCGCGCCGTCTCGGCGGCGCTGCTCGGTGCCGCCCTGTCGGCGACCGCGCTGCCGGCTCTTGCCGACATCAAGGACTACCACTTCGAGCTCGTGCAGCAGGAGGCCAAGGTCGGCGAGGCCGTCCTCTCGGTGCGCCTTCTCGACAAGCGGAGCGGCAAGCCCGTGCCCGACGCCGTGATCTTCGCCAAGCGCATCGACATGGCTCCGGACAGCATGGACGAGATGACCTCGAAGATCGAGCAGCTCCCCACGACCGAGCCGGGCATCTACCGTTTCAAGGCGAAGTTGACGATGGCCGGCGGCTGGCGCCTGTCGCTCGGGGCCAAGGTCCAAGGCGAGAACGGCACCGTCGAGGACAAGCTCGTCTTCAAGGCCGTCAAGTGA
- a CDS encoding heavy-metal-associated domain-containing protein, producing the protein MVRLKVTRMNCGGCAKSVTKAILGIEPDARIEVDLGAKLVTVFDASGPADRIAGAIGAAGFPAVPA; encoded by the coding sequence ATGGTCAGGCTCAAGGTCACTCGAATGAACTGCGGCGGCTGCGCCAAGTCCGTCACCAAGGCCATCCTCGGCATCGAGCCGGACGCCAGGATCGAGGTGGACCTCGGCGCCAAGCTCGTGACCGTGTTCGATGCCTCTGGTCCGGCCGACCGGATCGCCGGGGCCATCGGTGCGGCAGGGTTCCCGGCCGTGCCGGCCTGA
- a CDS encoding sensor histidine kinase produces MADKRAVLKSIQETYPNYSIVGLIDASGRVVATSLGLLEGADVSHRSYFTDSRHGPYVGDLHDAVLLAKQLPRQSREPLRLLDVAAPVRDGQGNFTGVVVAHLDWAWARELASGLARSLKGHRAGSEIIILGKDGTVLLGPEPLWGKALPTGEEASDTGDGRIGVWPDDGKVYLSASAATGGYREYPGLGWRVVVRQDAGRALASVDELRRGILAAGGLVSLIAGLVAWLLAGRIARPMRNLASAAEALGRGEPLPPVADPIVREGRCIADALAGASDGIRRRDTTQRLLIDELNHRVKNTLATVQSMAVQSFRGIGEEAANPRRTFEARLLALSATHNILTEEGWHGADVRQLCAEAVRPFDDGRGRISHSGPAVYLRPQQALALSLALHELATNATKHGALSADAGRVDVAWTVTTEDGASRLGISWIERDRPAVRPPVRRGFGTRLLHRGLDDDRGPEIAFAPEGLRYAASLHLDGPSPAAP; encoded by the coding sequence TTGGCCGACAAGCGGGCTGTTCTGAAGAGCATCCAGGAAACCTACCCGAACTACTCCATCGTCGGCCTGATCGATGCGTCCGGGCGTGTCGTCGCCACCAGCCTCGGGCTGCTGGAAGGGGCGGACGTCTCGCATCGGAGCTATTTCACCGACAGCCGGCACGGCCCCTACGTCGGAGACCTGCACGACGCGGTGCTGCTGGCCAAGCAGCTCCCCCGCCAGTCGCGCGAACCCCTCAGACTGCTCGACGTCGCCGCCCCCGTCCGGGACGGCCAGGGCAACTTCACCGGCGTGGTCGTCGCCCATCTGGATTGGGCCTGGGCGCGCGAGCTCGCGAGCGGCCTGGCGCGTTCACTCAAGGGCCACCGTGCCGGCTCCGAGATCATCATCCTGGGCAAGGACGGGACGGTGCTCCTCGGCCCGGAGCCACTCTGGGGCAAGGCCCTACCGACCGGCGAGGAGGCGTCTGATACGGGCGATGGCCGCATCGGCGTCTGGCCGGATGACGGTAAGGTCTATCTCAGTGCATCCGCGGCGACAGGCGGCTACCGGGAGTACCCGGGGCTCGGGTGGCGGGTCGTCGTCCGGCAGGACGCAGGCCGGGCTCTTGCCTCGGTCGACGAACTCAGGCGGGGCATCCTTGCGGCAGGCGGCCTCGTCTCCCTCATCGCCGGCCTCGTGGCTTGGCTCCTCGCCGGCCGCATCGCGCGTCCCATGCGGAACCTCGCCTCGGCCGCCGAAGCCTTGGGACGCGGCGAGCCGCTGCCGCCCGTCGCGGACCCCATCGTCCGGGAGGGGCGCTGCATCGCGGATGCCCTTGCGGGCGCCTCGGACGGCATCCGTCGGCGGGACACGACGCAGCGCCTCCTCATCGACGAGCTCAACCATCGGGTGAAGAACACGCTGGCGACGGTCCAGTCGATGGCGGTCCAGAGCTTTCGCGGGATCGGCGAGGAGGCGGCCAATCCAAGACGGACGTTCGAGGCTCGCCTTCTTGCCCTTTCCGCCACACACAACATCCTCACCGAAGAAGGCTGGCACGGAGCCGATGTCCGGCAGCTTTGCGCCGAGGCGGTCAGGCCGTTCGACGATGGGCGCGGCCGCATCTCCCATTCCGGACCTGCCGTCTACCTGCGCCCTCAGCAGGCCCTGGCCCTATCCCTGGCGCTGCACGAGTTGGCGACCAACGCCACCAAGCACGGGGCGTTGTCCGCCGACGCCGGACGCGTGGATGTCGCCTGGACGGTCACGACGGAAGATGGTGCCTCAAGGCTTGGGATTTCGTGGATCGAGCGTGATAGGCCCGCCGTTCGTCCGCCCGTTCGAAGAGGTTTCGGGACGCGGTTGCTGCATCGTGGCCTGGACGACGATAGGGGACCGGAGATCGCGTTCGCTCCGGAGGGCCTTCGCTACGCTGCCAGCCTGCACCTCGACGGACCTTCGCCGGCGGCGCCCTGA